In Geminocystis sp. NIES-3708, a single window of DNA contains:
- the ilvD gene encoding dihydroxy-acid dehydratase codes for MTENLKSKAITYGVQRSPNRAMLRAVGFGDDDFTKPIVGVANGYSTITPCNMGLNELALKAQTSLKEAGAMPQMFGTITISDGISMGTEGMKYSLVSRDVIADSIETACTGQSMDGVIAIGGCDKNMPGAMIAIARMNIPGIFVYGGTIKPGHHNGKDLTVVSSFEAVGQYSAGKIDEAELTAIEKKACPGAGSCGGMFTANTMSSAFEAMGMSLPYSSTMAAEDAEKAESTAKSAEVLVEAIRKQILPSHILTRKAFENAIAVIMAVGGSTNSVLHLLAISNTMGVELTLDDFENIRQRVPVICDLKPSGRYVTVDLHKAGGIPQVMKMLLVNGLLHGDALTISGQTIGEVLANIPENPPVNQDVIRQWDNPLYREGHLAILKGNLALEGSVAKISGVKNPKITGPARVFESEEECLDAILAGKIQGGDVVIVRYEGPVGGPGMREMLAPTSAIIGAGLGDKVGLITDGRFSGGTYGLVVGHVAPEAAVGGNIALVKEGDSITIDAHEKLLQINISDEELAQRRQQWQQPQPRYRRGVLGKYAKLVSSSSLGAVTDLKLFN; via the coding sequence ATGACAGAAAATTTAAAAAGTAAAGCTATCACCTACGGAGTACAAAGATCACCTAACCGTGCCATGCTTAGAGCCGTCGGTTTTGGTGATGATGATTTCACGAAACCAATAGTTGGCGTTGCTAATGGTTATAGCACTATAACCCCTTGTAACATGGGATTAAATGAATTAGCATTAAAAGCACAAACTAGCCTCAAAGAAGCTGGAGCAATGCCTCAAATGTTTGGTACTATTACCATAAGTGACGGTATTTCTATGGGGACAGAAGGGATGAAATACTCTTTAGTCTCCAGAGATGTCATCGCTGATTCTATAGAGACCGCTTGTACTGGTCAAAGTATGGATGGTGTCATCGCTATTGGTGGTTGTGACAAAAATATGCCCGGTGCGATGATTGCTATTGCTAGAATGAATATACCCGGTATTTTTGTTTATGGTGGTACAATTAAACCAGGTCATCATAACGGTAAAGATTTAACAGTAGTAAGCTCCTTTGAAGCTGTAGGACAGTATAGTGCGGGGAAAATAGACGAAGCAGAATTAACAGCTATCGAAAAAAAAGCCTGTCCGGGTGCAGGTTCATGTGGCGGGATGTTTACAGCAAATACTATGTCATCAGCTTTTGAAGCTATGGGTATGAGTCTGCCTTACTCTTCAACAATGGCGGCAGAAGATGCCGAAAAAGCAGAAAGTACTGCAAAATCTGCTGAAGTTTTAGTAGAGGCTATTCGTAAACAAATTTTACCTAGTCATATTCTTACTCGCAAAGCCTTTGAAAATGCCATCGCCGTTATTATGGCTGTCGGTGGCTCAACTAATTCAGTATTGCACTTATTAGCGATCTCCAACACTATGGGGGTAGAATTAACTTTAGATGATTTTGAAAACATCCGTCAAAGAGTTCCTGTCATATGCGATTTAAAGCCTTCTGGACGTTATGTAACGGTTGATTTACATAAAGCAGGGGGGATTCCTCAAGTGATGAAAATGTTGCTTGTTAACGGCTTATTACATGGTGATGCGTTAACTATTTCTGGACAAACTATAGGTGAAGTATTAGCTAATATACCTGAAAATCCCCCAGTTAATCAAGATGTAATTCGTCAATGGGATAATCCTTTATATAGGGAAGGACATTTAGCTATTCTTAAAGGTAACCTAGCCCTTGAAGGCTCAGTTGCAAAAATTAGCGGAGTTAAAAATCCTAAAATAACTGGTCCTGCAAGGGTTTTTGAATCTGAGGAAGAATGTTTAGATGCTATTTTAGCAGGTAAAATTCAAGGAGGAGATGTTGTTATTGTACGTTATGAAGGTCCTGTGGGAGGTCCGGGTATGCGTGAAATGTTGGCTCCCACCTCAGCGATTATTGGTGCTGGTTTAGGGGATAAAGTTGGCTTAATCACCGATGGACGTTTTTCAGGTGGTACATATGGCTTAGTTGTTGGTCATGTTGCACCAGAAGCAGCCGTAGGAGGAAATATTGCTTTAGTCAAAGAAGGCGACAGTATAACCATCGATGCCCACGAAAAACTCTTACAAATTAATATTTCAGATGAAGAATTAGCTCAACGCCGTCAACAATGGCAACAACCTCAGCCTCGTTATCGTCGGGGAGTTTTAGGTAAATATGCTAAGCTAGTCTCTTCTAGTAGTTTAGGTGCGGTAACGGATTTAAAACTATTTAACTAA
- the galE gene encoding UDP-glucose 4-epimerase GalE yields the protein MTILVTGGAGYIGSHTVKLLKSKGYDLLVFDNLVYGHQYIIDKLDVNFIYGDLSDRPLLDKIFQEYKIEAVIHFAAYAYVGESMENPAKYYRNNVVSTLNLLEAMESAGVKNIVFSSTCATYGIPEEIPITESHPQNPINTYGYTKLVVEKMLADFQRAYDWEYVAFRYFNAAGASVDGLIGEDHNPEPHLIPLVLYTALGKRDSVSILGEDYPTPDGTCIRDYIHVEDLAQAHLLGVEYLLKGGKSDVFNLGNGNGFSVKEVIEAAKKVTQKDFTVKIGDRRAGDPPMLVGSAEKARKILGWNPQYADIETIIRHAWQWHKLT from the coding sequence ATGACTATTTTAGTTACTGGTGGTGCTGGTTATATTGGTTCTCATACTGTTAAACTCTTAAAAAGTAAGGGTTATGATCTCCTTGTTTTTGATAATTTGGTTTATGGTCATCAGTATATTATTGATAAATTGGATGTAAATTTTATTTATGGTGATTTGAGCGATCGCCCATTACTAGATAAGATTTTTCAAGAGTATAAGATTGAAGCTGTGATTCATTTTGCCGCTTATGCTTATGTAGGTGAGTCCATGGAAAATCCAGCTAAATATTACCGAAATAATGTTGTTTCTACTCTCAATTTATTAGAAGCGATGGAATCAGCAGGGGTAAAAAATATTGTCTTTTCTTCCACCTGTGCAACTTATGGCATTCCAGAAGAAATTCCTATCACCGAAAGTCATCCTCAAAATCCCATCAATACCTATGGTTATACTAAATTAGTAGTAGAAAAAATGTTAGCTGATTTTCAACGAGCTTATGATTGGGAATATGTAGCTTTCCGTTATTTTAATGCCGCTGGTGCTTCCGTGGATGGTTTAATTGGAGAAGATCATAATCCTGAACCTCATTTAATTCCTTTAGTATTATATACAGCTTTAGGAAAAAGGGATTCTGTCTCTATTTTAGGGGAAGATTATCCAACCCCTGATGGCACTTGTATTCGTGATTACATCCATGTGGAAGACTTAGCTCAAGCTCATTTATTGGGAGTAGAATATCTTTTAAAAGGTGGTAAGAGTGATGTTTTCAACCTCGGCAATGGGAACGGTTTTTCCGTGAAAGAAGTCATTGAAGCCGCAAAAAAGGTTACTCAAAAAGATTTCACTGTTAAAATTGGCGATCGTAGAGCAGGAGATCCACCAATGTTAGTGGGTAGTGCGGAAAAAGCACGTAAAATTTTGGGTTGGAATCCTCAATATGCAGATATTGAAACAATTATTCGTCATGCTTGGCAGTGGCACAAATTAACCTGA
- a CDS encoding carbon dioxide-concentrating mechanism protein CcmK, with protein sequence MSIAVGMIETLGFPAVVEAADAMVKAARVTLVGYEKIGSGRVTVIIRGDVSEVQASISAGIESANRVSGGEVLSTHIIARPHENLEYVLPIRYTEEVEQFRSY encoded by the coding sequence ATGTCAATTGCAGTAGGAATGATTGAAACCTTAGGGTTTCCCGCCGTAGTAGAAGCAGCCGATGCTATGGTTAAAGCCGCTCGTGTAACTCTTGTAGGTTACGAAAAAATTGGTAGCGGTCGTGTAACCGTTATTATTCGTGGTGATGTATCTGAAGTACAAGCGTCAATATCTGCTGGTATTGAATCAGCTAACAGAGTCAGTGGAGGAGAAGTTCTTTCAACTCACATTATTGCTCGTCCTCACGAAAACCTTGAATATGTATTGCCTATTCGTTACACCGAAGAAGTAGAACAATTCCGTAGCTATTAG
- a CDS encoding carbon dioxide-concentrating mechanism protein CcmK, with protein MSIAVGMVETLGFPAVVEAADAMVKAARVTLVGYEKIGSGRVTVIVRGDVSEVQASVAAGIENVKRVKGGQVLSHHIIARPHENLEYVLPIRYTEEVEQFRESINPRPLSRS; from the coding sequence ATGTCAATTGCAGTAGGAATGGTAGAAACATTAGGGTTTCCCGCCGTAGTAGAAGCAGCCGATGCCATGGTTAAAGCCGCTCGTGTAACTCTTGTAGGTTACGAAAAAATCGGTAGTGGTCGTGTAACTGTCATCGTTCGTGGAGACGTATCTGAAGTACAAGCATCCGTAGCCGCTGGTATTGAGAATGTTAAACGAGTAAAAGGTGGTCAAGTTTTATCCCACCACATCATCGCTCGTCCTCACGAAAACCTCGAATATGTATTGCCCATTCGTTATACCGAAGAAGTAGAACAATTCAGAGAAAGTATCAATCCTCGTCCTTTGAGCAGATCTTAA